The Chaetodon trifascialis isolate fChaTrf1 chromosome 11, fChaTrf1.hap1, whole genome shotgun sequence nucleotide sequence TGTCAGGAGGGTTGATATCAGGGATTTTTTTCTGCCGACCACCTCCAGGAGCCAGATACAGAGGAGATGAGCTGGTATCTCAGAGACCCCAAACAGGAACTGAACCAGGAAGATGTTCAGGCCGTAATTACCCACATTCAGAACAAGGCAGAAGAATCCTAAATTTACTGAAAACCTTCAAaccacaaaaaacagacatgagaCAAAGATGTCATTCACTCAGATTAAAAACCACATTCCAAATGTGCTTCACTTACCAGGCAAAAGATATGATGAAGAAATGTTTCATCAGGACTGTTGAGGTAAAAATGACTTTGATTCCTCCACTTTGGACTTCTTGTGCTCCAGTTATCTGGAGGGTAAACGTATTATTATAATACAGAGGACAAAAAATATGGTCACTGGTGACAATTTTGCTGTTGAAAGTCACTTTTCTATGAATTaggcagaaaatacatttaatctGAAGGGTTAAGATCCACAGAACAGGCGATTACTATGAGCTGATATGAGCCCAGAGCCTGGTCAGATGAACTCTAGGACCCCCTCACTGACACCAACCATCATGTTCCAAATGTGCTTATTTCAAATGATATTAAACTGGATGTTATTTACCACTATCAATGATATTAATCAATAATGTTTCCATGCAATTGAACTAATGTTAAGGTCAGTTAAGGCCAAGTACGCATCCTTACTGCCACTTTATGCAGCAGAAGCTGGATGTTCCCACCATTTATCTGACATTCAGCTAAATGTTTCACATTTAGTTCTGTCAGATGTATTTGGACATTTCAaccatttcacattttatcCATATATCGTGTACTTTTAATTTGATCTGTAatcatttatccattacttttcacTAAATATTTAAACGATAAAATGGAATAAGTTTGATGCAGTGAGCCACTCGTCAGtcaaatttttaatttgttcatAATTAATTTCCCGTCAGCCTCAGttatactgtgtttgtgttttgctagttagcaaatgttagaatttttattgtgagcatgttgatGTTCCAGCTCacagcaccactgtgcctcagCGCTGCCTCACAGAACCACTAGCACGGCCGTAgattgtcttgtttttcaggGGATCATTAACGTCTCATTTGATCTCGTGATTAAAACTGACTTACCTCCTCCAGCAGATTCTCTgggatcttttttttattgattgcTGCCACTCGGTGTATGAATTTATGGGCTTCTTTTGTTCTTCCCTGTCCAAGCAACCACCTCACAGATTCAGGAATCCACCTGACAAGATTAATCACGATCCAAATGTCGCTCACAAACTGTTGTTAATTTGTCAGAGTCTGGTTTTGTATTATCTCATGGTGTGATGTAACACTGTGAAACCAAGATGCACACGGTTAAACTGGATGTAGCCAGGTGGGCTAGCACCAGGAAGTGTGTTTATGTCCAAATACAGCACCATGAATGAAACAAGAGAGCATATACAACACATACCATATGTACAAGAATATAAAGGCCTGCGCTCCTCCTAAGGCATACTGTGCTATTCTCCAGTCACGGATAGCATAGACTAGACCAGCCAGGGCACATTGTCCAAGAGCTGAAAACATTTGGCTGCAACAGGAGGCAAAGGACCTTTTGGTGACCCCTAACCACTCGGTAGCTGCAAGCAGAATTTGAACAGCAAAATCACTGCAAAGCGAGAACACACAGGACATTTCCAAGCTTGTGATATTGACCATCAAACAATTGAAGAAATATGGGTTAGATAGATAGAATTCATACCTAAGACAATGGAGTTGATTCTGTATCCTCCAAATGCAACTCCAACTATGATCTGTGACACCACGTAAATATAGAAATTTGGAGCAACGCCAGCAACTATGATGAATACTAGCAAAAGGACAACTGGTAGCTGGGTGGGTCTCCTGCGGCCATACCTGAAGAGTTTAGAGAATGGGGGACCATCAAATGAAGGGTCAGAAGCACATGACCTAATATATCTTTTTCAAGTCACTTACGATTCAGCCATAGGTCCAAAGATGAGTGAACCGGCAAGTGAACCAGTCAGGAAGACTGTTTGCACAAGTTCGACCATGTTTGATTTGTCACAGACGAGATCAAACTGAAAGACAACAGTCAGGATTAGAGAGCAGTCAGCACAGGTGACACCAAAGACATGCACAGGTGGCTTACATCAGTGACTATGGTGGCTTCATACAGCGTGCTGAAGTACACCCATCCATTCTGGCACCCTGTGGTCTCATTGAGTCCGTACTCCCTGATGGCACTGATGTCCCAGTCCACAGGGACAAACATCCGACACCTGCTGAAGGTCCCATCCTCCTCCCGGGGCACCGTCAGGTTCAGCTGCTCATCTGTGGTCAAGTTAGGATCAGCTCTGAGGATCCAGTCTGTGTTACAGTGTCGCTCTGGATCTGACTcgataaaaataaaactacagaTGATAATGGGCAGTAAGAAATTTGGGAAGGATAAGCCAAATACGAGAAGTTTCTGGAAGAGACCAAAGTCTCCGATCGTTCTCAGAATCTCTCCAAAATCCACCATTTTCACACAGCAAATGACGTGAGACAAGCTCAGATAGGCTGTCTTACAAAGTCACTtgacatgtcaaaataaatgtttaaccATTTGACTTTAGTCAGTAAATAACTGTGTCGTGAGCATGTTTCATGCCCAAATGTAACCATTGTTCTAATGGTTGACATGTTAAAGCAAGACATTTTGTTCACTCATTGAATTCCATCATGTGACTTTATTCAGCTACTAAAAATCATCCGTATGTTTTTCCAATAGTCTATATGTCAAAGAATCTCTTTGTATGTTGTCACAAATATTCCACTTCAAATTATACATTTGATGATGATATTTCAAAAATATATGCCatgatttgttaaaaaaaaaaaaaaaagtttaaaaagaaaactgtaCTTGTCAATCAAACGATTCAATTAATACTAATCATTCAGTGACCCCATAAGGAGTCAGAATGAATGGTTTTCTCAAGAGTAAACAATAAAGGGGAAAgaaatttagaaaatcaatatgATGTGGGGCTCAAAGTCTTTGATGatcaccatctctctctctctctctctctctctcacacacacacacacacacacacacactctcacacacccCGAGAGAGCAGTGCAACCTGTGTCCTCCATCTTCTTTTATCCATTAACATTGGACAGGTGTCAGTGAGAAAAAAACGCATGTCATGACATTGAAGCACAGAGTGTGTGATTACAAGGGGCTCCAAAAAATACACGTTAACAGATCAATAAGGTGCCAATCGAACAAATAATGTGTGCATGATTAGTGATGCTCTGACAAAGGCCAACAGTGGGAAACACTACAGAACAAAATTCGACTGTCTACTGAACATGACGACTCTTGATCTGCTTGCCTTAATCAATGTTTTCAAGTGAAACGTTCCTCTTATCTGACATGTACAATGAAACAGTCAATGCATCGACATCATTACATACAAACCTCatcatgtttgtgtgacagtgCATGGAGTCGCCATCATACATACATTTACAACATCTTTACATACACCTTTTACACCAgtgactcctcctcctcctccttctctggtttctgtcttggctcgtgatttcccatcttgttttttgcatttattttaattttccttaaacttgaaggttttaatttttggctgaattggacatctatggacaaatatttaaaagttgtggatgactcTTGCAACCTCTGATTTTTCACAgatacactctgctctggcctacTGCCAGtaaaagcctgcttcggcctaccaacagaaaaagcctgctggcagctaaagctaactagcgCCAAGATgcttcttttctccacagacaaCTTCTACAAagttctgcagcaggttgcagtgttggaaactaaagttcagcgtctggaaataagtagtagtagtagtagtagaagtgaACGGACCTTGTGGAAATGctgctgactcaaaacagcggactgaagaatgctaacatccagctaattagctgcgATACAGCTCCcacgaaactaaagggctgtgtaccgggtaataaatctgccagtattagtcctccctggaatgctctcgcggcaaagcccaagagtaaatcagcagAATGGGGAGatgtccaacaggtagaacccagcacccagagatctgtgatgcaaCAGGCTGCCCTGcattttcatcctcctcaacacctaCAGTATGCAGAGTAAAACgcagccgtggataaaagctgaAGGGTATCAGACTCACAGGAAATATGGACTCACAAAAGCAGACGACAGACTGATACAGTTCAAAAGGTTTAATCCAGGCAAAGGTCGGTACACGGGCAGGCAATCCAATAAGGCAGAGGTATCCgaaaacagcaggcagaagaaTGGTCAATGAACAAAGAGAGGGTCGAAACACACACTAGGAATATAGATATAAAGTACGCTGGAACTCTCACACGAGGGCAAAGAAGATCCGGTacaggaggaagggaagacaCAGACTAAATAAACTAGGAGGGAGGTAGCACAGGTGAAGCACATTAGGGCGGGGCAGACAATCACAATGGcgggaaaaagaacaaagggaggaaacaaagggaggaagcAAACGTAGAGGCAACACAGGGGAAAATGagactatcaaaataaaacaggaaacaaaagaaaacagagacatgaCAGATCCTGACAAAGGGAAGATGAGCCACAAAGCTCCCTCACAAAAAAacggtttgctccactactgcaggaccctggatctccaactgaaaacctggataacttctcggactcacagagaagggtaaggcccgacaggaagtcagaagatagaaagctacaaggaaagctactgactggtcctgagactctggttgttggtgattctgctattaaagataTGGGAAGAATgtagagcagaaacacaaaagtgctgtgctttcctgatgatacacTCTCCAACgtgaccgacaaaatcctcagtattgttccaactctgaaataccttgtactacagacaggggcaaatgatattgcgaaacaacaatctgaagtgctcaaaagagatttaggtaaactgctaaatgcagtgagctctctgcagtgaagtcttcttcagtgggcccttaccaccagtcagaggaggaggagagagattcagcaggttgttggcagtaaacagatggctttcaactgcatgtgatgtccactcagtgcattttattgacaattttaactttttatagGACCGCAGACATTTGTTCAAAGGAGATGGAATTTCCccaaacaagtcaggagtaaaactttttgcctccaacctatctttcttcctgtgtcacactgttcccactcccaaggacaagagacaaggggaatccaaacaaaagcagcaacaccaaaacatgaaggagaaccgaCTCCccgcctgtatgctctaaccatgagggatgccagagcaaaaaaggggatgcctcatgtcctcgaccaggggccactgctcgtgaggattcaccgactccaaccactaaaactccacctaggtcaccatctccaactgcccaaactccatctagctcatcatcttcactgggtatcccattactctcctcccccctgctggagtttactgaccaaatgaacaaacttgtcagcgctggtatcaggcttactcctcgcccatctgggatcctgttCCCCCAgattccaccccgccccctactACCaccctgtccctctccaccaccacagcgccgacgggcaccaccaccaccccctccacggcttgatctgaacctactccagtccccctgtaagagcccagcacagccacctatttgtgttggtaactgatgtgttctgggtccagcttttaaggcaaatgttatgcctgacttttccaaggaaagccagggcccattgtgccggaagcttcattgattcatgtctcaatagggaggaggagaagatcggtccatctctccagaaacatcacatcatcgaatttaacatgtattccatgtcagccacgctatgttctaaaacatggagatgttggacttttttgcacatttaagttagctcttttaaatgttaggtctttggcaggtaattcatttttaatcaatgactttatcatcaagcacaagcttgatttcacatttttaattgaaacttggttaggacaa carries:
- the LOC139338841 gene encoding solute carrier family 22 member 13-like codes for the protein MVDFGEILRTIGDFGLFQKLLVFGLSFPNFLLPIIICSFIFIESDPERHCNTDWILRADPNLTTDEQLNLTVPREEDGTFSRCRMFVPVDWDISAIREYGLNETTGCQNGWVYFSTLYEATIVTDFDLVCDKSNMVELVQTVFLTGSLAGSLIFGPMAESYGRRRPTQLPVVLLLVFIIVAGVAPNFYIYVVSQIIVGVAFGGYRINSIVLATEWLGVTKRSFASCCSQMFSALGQCALAGLVYAIRDWRIAQYALGGAQAFIFLYIWWIPESVRWLLGQGRTKEAHKFIHRVAAINKKKIPENLLEEITGAQEVQSGGIKVIFTSTVLMKHFFIISFAWFSVNLGFFCLVLNVGNYGLNIFLVQFLFGVSEIPAHLLCIWLLEVVGRKKSLISTLLTGGVFCLLTLAFPRDSAVVITALVTTGKFFLKWAGSVCMVYIQELFPTPVRQTAVGLGSIAFRVGSLLAPLLNMSAIYHWSIPVIVFSSFVVVSGALVLLLPETSRKELPDSANEAKGNSKMTTTKTGSDFNVAEHNRSKATKL